From Tachyglossus aculeatus isolate mTacAcu1 chromosome 12 unlocalized genomic scaffold, mTacAcu1.pri SUPER_6_unloc_1, whole genome shotgun sequence, the proteins below share one genomic window:
- the LOC119920908 gene encoding bifunctional peptidase and (3S)-lysyl hydroxylase JMJD7-like isoform X4 gives MAEARLEEVRRELRLFPTSVRELAVPASVPYLNGPPTPLEFQRDWVCPNRPCIIRHALRHWPALGKWSLPYLRAVAGDAEVSVAVTPDGYADAVRGGRFVMPAERRLPLGRVLDVLEGRAAHPGVLYVQKQCSNLPGELPQLLPDLESHVPWASEALGKMPDAVNFWLGEAAAVTSLHKDHYENLYCVLSGEKHFLLHPPSDRPFIPYELYTPATYRLAEDGSFEVVDEEAAEKVPWIPLDPLAPDLMRYPAYEQARPLRCTLRAGEMLYLPALWFHHVRQSHGCIAVNFWYDMEFDLRYGYYQLLDTLSRTAGLG, from the exons ATGGCGGAGGCCCGGTTGGAGGAGGTGCGGAGGGAGCTGCGCCTGTTCCCGACCTCAGTCAGGG AACTGGCAGTGCCCGCTTCGGTGCCATACCTGAACGGGCCGCCGACCCCGCTGGAGTTTCAGCGCGACTGGGTCTGCCCCAACAGGCCCTGCATCATCCGCCACGCCCTGCGCCACTGGCCGGCGCTGGGTAAGTGGTCGCTGCCCTACCTCAG GGCCGTCGCGGGCGACGCCGAGGTGAGCGTGGCGGTGACCCCGGACGGCTACGCGGACGCGGTGCGGGGAGGCCGTTTTGTGATGCCCGCCGAGCGGCGCCTACCCCTGGGCAGGGTGCTGGACGTGCTGGAGGGCCGGGCCGCGCACCCCGGGGTGCTCTACGTGCAGAAGCAGTGCTCTAACCTGCCCGGCGAGCTGCCCCAGCTCCTGCCCGACCTGGAGTCTCACGTGCCTTGGGCCAGCGAGGCGCTCG GGAAGATGCCGGACGCCGTGAACTTCTGGCTGGGAGAGGCGGCAGCAGTGACTTCCC TGCACAAGGATCACTACGAGAACCTGTACTGCGTCCTCTCCGGGGAGAaacacttcctgctccacccGCCCAGCGACCGCCCCTTCATCCCCTACG agctgTACACCCCAGCGACGTACCGGCTGGCCGAAGACGGCTCCTTTGAGGTGGTGGACGAAGAGGCGGCGGAGAAG GTGCCCTGGATCCCGCTGGACCCGTTGGCCCCAGACCTGATGCGGTACCCGGCCTACGAGCAGGCCCGGCCCCTGCGCTGCACGCTGCGGGCCGGGGAGATGCTCTACCTGCCGGCCCTCTGGTTCCACCACGTCCGCCAGTCACACGGCTGCATCGCCG TAAATTTTTGGTACGACATGGAGTTCGACCTCCGGTACGGCTACTACCAGCTACTGGACACCCTCTCCAGGACTGCTGGACTCGGCTAG